In the Periophthalmus magnuspinnatus isolate fPerMag1 chromosome 4, fPerMag1.2.pri, whole genome shotgun sequence genome, one interval contains:
- the LOC117394146 gene encoding SLAIN motif-containing protein 2-like has protein sequence MDYTLENSLHRFRHVLSLMLCVSGAKRTTLKRRSLYGSPYSQVGYGSPYGSNTANSPYSSGFNSPSSTPARVPIVRQQLLPTNTVYQRNSSADRNPPAVSPQSSVDSELSTSEMDEDSVGSSNTYKLNDVTDVQILARMQEESEYCSLLAMP, from the exons ATGGACTACACTTTAGAGAACAGCCTGCATCGATTTAGACATGTGCTCTCCCTGATGCTATGTGTATCCGGCGCTAAACGGACAA CCCTGAAGCGCAGGAGCTTGTATGGCAGTCCATACAGTCAGGTGGGCTATGGGAGTCCGTATGGCTCAAACACAGCTAACAGTCCGTACAGCAGTGGCTTCAACTCGCCCTCGTCCACGCCCGCCAGAGTCCCCATCGTGAGACAGCAGCTCCTGCCCACAAATACAG TTTACCAGCGTAACTCGTCAGCGGACAGGAACCCTCCAGCCGTGAGCCCACAGTCGTCTGTGGACAGTGAGCTGAGCACGTCGGAGATGGACGAGGACTCTGTGGGCTCCTCCAACACGTACAAACTCAACGACGTCACCGATGTGCAGATACTCGCCCGCATGCAGGAGGAGAGTGAGTACTGCAGCCTGCTTGCAATGCCATAA
- the zar1 gene encoding zygote arrest protein 1: MATYGADPLDNYFYSYNPYIGRYPRAKDAWKYKSYISQYGDAEAFNNQQRAQLKSILSQINPKLTPRVRKANTKDVAVQVNPKRTASVQCSIGPRTLLSLKRDLRRRKNSPDCASPSSSLGSPKFSGNVRYPRTIAVYSPIAYRSITSFLVDENTEAKGETQTHEPSEDTDEDNSEETEENTKCQEPRKQAKVKQTKSEEVQTTPDGLKGKARVRFQFLEQKYGYYHCRDCNLRWESAYVWCVQGTNKVYFKQYCRKCQKEFNPYRVEDITCHTCKKARCICAITPRHVDPKRPHRQDLCGRCKGKRLSCDSTFSFKYII, encoded by the exons ATGGCAACGTATGGTGCTGATCCTTTAGACAACTATTTCTATTCGTATAACCCCTACATTGGCAGATACCCCCGCGCCAAAGACGCGTGGaaatataaaagttacatatccCAATATGGCGACGCCGAAGCCTTCAACAACCAACAGCGCGCGCAACTCAAGTCCATCCTGTCCCAAATTAACCCCAAACTCACTCCGAGGGTGCGCAAGGCCAACACCAAGGACGTGGCGGTGCAGGTGAACCCGAAAAGGACCGCCTCGGTGCAATGCTCCATCGGCCCGCGGACTCTCCTCTCCCTGAAGCGGGACCTGCGGCGCCGGAAGAACTCTCCTGACTGCGCTTCTCCAAGCAGCAGCCTCGGCAGTCCCAAATTCTCCGGTAATGTTCGATACCCCCGCACAATTGCCGTGTACTCCCCTATCGCGTACCGGAGCATCACGTCTTTCCTGGTGGACGAAAACACAGAAGCTAAAGGGGAGACCCAAACCCACGAGCCGTCTGAGGACACTGATGAAGACAACAGCGAAGAAACCGAAGAGAACACAAAATGCCAAGAACCGCGGAAACAGGCCAaagtaaaacagacaaaaagtgAAGAGGTTCAGACTACCCCCGACGGGTTAAAGGGCAAAGCCCGCGTGCGCTTTCAG TTTCTTGAACAGAAGTACGGATATTACCACTGCAGAGATTGTAATCTGCGATGGGAGAGTGCGTATGTGTGGTGTGTCCAGGGCACAAACAAG GTTTACTTCAAACAGTACTGTCGGAAGTGCCAAAAGGAGTTTAACCCATATCGTGTAGAGGACATCACTTGTCAC ACCTGTAAGAAGGCCAGATGCATCTGTGCAATAACACCACGGCACGTGGACCCAAAGCGGCCCCACAGACAGGACCTGTGCGGCAGATGCAAAGGCAAACGGCTCTCCTGCGACAGCACGTTCAGCTTCAAATACATCATATAG
- the slc10a4 gene encoding sodium/bile acid cotransporter 4, with protein sequence MDISNQTRTLGFTDLIVTHAQGRTVARKAGSRVPFSAVFVERIFGSGAEVNLMAVLPTLVPPGIPAFWDSPLSHGINVFVGLVLCFTMLGLGCTVDVAQLGEHVRKPIGVLLALVCQFVIMPLVAFLLALAFSLDDVAAMAVLLCGCCPGGNLSNIMSLLAHGEMNLSIIMTISSTLLALVLMPLCLWIYSRAWINTPVVDLMPFGAIILTLCSTLIPIGLGVMLRYRHTRVADMVLKASLWSLLVTLILLFILTGAMLGPELLSTIPVSVYVVAILMPACGYAAGYGLAVLFNLPPSSRRAVSLETGCQNVQLCTAILKLAFPPQLMGGMYMFPLLYALFQAAEAGVFILGYRFYRKEVLHKPEPMKDSEDTDITYQRFTDEDFDSSYGAVTVSDPNTISLDPCPPDPTPV encoded by the exons ATGGACATCTCCAACCAGACCAGAACGCTGGGTTTCACAGATCTGATCGTGACGCACGCTCAGGGGCGCACTGTGGCCCGAAAAGCAGGGTCCAGGGTGCCTTTCAGCGCGGTGTTTGTGGAGCGGATCTTTGGGAGCGGCGCGGAGGTAAATCTGATGGCTGTGCTGCCAACTCTCGTTCCTCCGGGGATCCCTGCCTTCTGGGATTCTCCGCTGAGCCACGGTATCAATGTGTTTGTGGGGCTGGTGCTGTGCTTCACAATGTTGGGACTGGGATGCACGGTGGACGTGGCTCAGCTCGGGGAGCACGTGCGTAAACCTATTGGGGTACTTTTGGCGCTCGTGTGCCAGTTTGTCATTATGCCGCTCGTGGCCTTTCTACTAGCACTTGCCTTTTCTCTGGACGATGTGGCGGCGATGGCCGTGCTGCTGTGCGGCTGCTGCCCTGGGGGCAACTTGTCCAACATCATGTCACTGCTTGCACACGGCGAGATGAACCTCAG CATCATCATGACCATCTCGTCCACACTGCTGGCGCTCGTGCTGATGCCACTGTGTCTGTGGATCTACAGCCGCGCATGGATCAACACCCCGGTGGTGGACCTCATGCCTTTCGGGGCCATCATCCTGACGCTGTGCAGCACCCTCATCCCCATAGGGCTGGGTGTTATGCTGAGATACCGGCACACGCGCGTGGCAGATATGGTGCTCAAG GCCTCTCTGTGGTCCCTGTTGGTCACCCTGATCCTGCTCTTCATTCTCACTGGAGCCATGCTGGGCCCGGAGCTCCTCTCCACCATCCCTGTCTCCGTGTACGTGGTAGCAATCCTGATGCCCGCGTGCGGGTATGCGGCAGGTTACGGCCTCGCGGTGCTGTTCAACTTGCCGCCCAGCAGCCGCCGCGCGGTGTCTCTGGAGACTGGCTGCCAGAACGTGCAGCTGTGCACCGCGATCTTGAAACTTGCCTTCCCACCGCAGCTCATGGGAGGTATGTACATGTTCCCGCTGCTCTACGCGCTGTTCCAGGCTGCTGAGGCAGGGGTCTTTATACTGGGCTACAGGTTTTACAGGAAAGAGGTCCTGCACAAACCAGAGCCCATGAAGGACAGTGAGGACACGGACATTACCTACCAGAGGTTTACCGACGAGGACTTCGACTCCTCCTACGGGGCAGTCACAGTGAGCGATCCCAACACTATCAGCCTGGACCCGTGCCCCCCGGACCCCACCCCAGTGTGA
- the LOC117394147 gene encoding SLAIN motif-containing protein 2-like, which translates to MQKCYLASHTGQNKVALKRRSLYGSPYSQVGYGSPYGSNTANSPYSSGFNSPSSTPARVPIVRQQLLPTNTVYQRNSSADRNPPAVSPQSSVDSELSTSEMDEDSVGSSNTYKLNDVTDVQILARMQEESLRQEYAATASRRSSGSSCHSLRRSTFSDQELDAHSLEDEEDAVHPAFHLPSSRFSPSPRHSPRVSPRNSPRSRSPARSIDYSHGRGSPQPMISRLQQPRHSLQGHSHDLQTNVVKNEEKLRRSLPNLTRTSGAVSQSPEPVKNSRSVESNLQVPNGSPRHQNQSATAAPHSRQQSPSSRTSPKTKQHLKSPAALRVPSPSKLRTPATPSPLALRQPVKATSTPNSASSTPTRSLATSRSGLPRPSAPAGGGGGIPVPRSKLVQPVRRSLPAPRTYSGENWREGCY; encoded by the exons ATGCAAAAGTGTTACCTGGCCAGCCACACTGGTCAAAACAAAGTGG CCCTGAAGCGCAGGAGCTTGTATGGCAGTCCATACAGTCAGGTGGGCTATGGGAGTCCGTATGGCTCAAACACAGCTAACAGTCCGTACAGCAGTGGCTTCAACTCGCCCTCGTCCACGCCCGCCAGAGTCCCCATCGTGAGACAGCAGCTCCTGCCCACAAATACAG TTTACCAGCGTAACTCGTCAGCGGACAGGAACCCTCCAGCCGTGAGCCCACAGTCGTCTGTGGACAGTGAGCTGAGCACGTCGGAGATGGACGAGGACTCTGTGGGCTCCTCCAACACGTACAAACTCAACGACGTCACCGATGTGCAGATACTCGCCCGCATGCAGGAGGAGA GTCTGAGGCAGGAATATGCTGCCACAGCTTCTCGCCGCAGCTCGGGCTCGTCCTGTCACTCTCTGAGACGCAGCACCTTCAGTGACCAGGAACTGGACGCCCACAGCCTGGAGGACGAGGAAGACGCCGTGCACCCAGCATTCCATCTGCCTTCCTCACGCTTTAGCCCCTCCCCACGACACTCCCCTCGCGTCTCCCCCCGAAACTCCCCCCGCTCCAGGTCTCCGGCCCGCTCCATTGACTACAGCCACGGCAGAGGGTCCCCACAGCCAATGATCAGCCGCCTCCAGCAACCCAGACACTCACTACAAGGGCACAGCCATGACCTGCAAACCAATGTAGTCAAGAATGAAG AAAAGCTGCGACGTAGTCTTCCTAACCTGACGCGGACGTCGGGGGCAGTGTCCCAGAGTCCAGAGCCGGTGAAAAACAGCCGCAGCGTTGAGTCCAACCTCCAAGTGCCAAATGGTTCACCACGCCATCAGAATCAGTCTGCCA CAGCAGCTCCTCACTCCAGACAGCAGAGCCCCTCTTCCCGCACCTCCCCAAAAACCAAACAGCACCTCAAAAGTCCTGCTGCCCTCAGAG TCCCATCTCCCAGTAAACTTAGGACTCCTGCCACTCCGTCACCTCTCGCCCTGAGGCAGCCTGTTAAAGCCACCTCTACCCCAAACTCTGCCTCCTCCACGCCCACACGCTCCCTGGCTACATCCCGTTCTGGTCTACCCCGCCCCAGTGCCCcagcagggggaggaggagggatacCTGTACCCCGCAGCAAACTGGTGCAGCCTGTACGCAG ATCTCTGCCTGCCCCACGGACCTACAGCGGGGAGAATTGGAGAGAGGGTTGTTACTAA